From a single Meles meles chromosome 21, mMelMel3.1 paternal haplotype, whole genome shotgun sequence genomic region:
- the SOX8 gene encoding transcription factor SOX-8 has product MLDMSDARAQPPCSPSGTASSMSHVEDSDSDAPPSPAGSEGLGRAAGAGGGVRGDAAEAADERFPACIRDAVSQVLKGYDWSLVPMPVRGGGGGALKAKPHVKRPMNAFMVWAQAARRKLADQYPHLHNAELSKTLGKLWRLLSESEKRPFVEEAERLRVQHKKDHPDYKYQPRRRKSVKTGQGDADSGPELGPHPGSAVYKADAGLGDPHHHSDHTGQTHGPPTPPTTPKTDLHHGGKPELKLEGRRLADSGRQNIDFSNVDISELSSEVIGNMDTFDVHEFDQYLPLNGHSALPAEPGQPAAGSYGAASYSHSGAAGIGASPVWAHKGAPSASASPTEAGPPRPHIKTEQLSPGHYGDQAHGSPGRADYGSYSGQASVTTAAPAAAASSFGSSQGDYTDLQAPSYYSPYPGCPSSLYQCPYFHPARRPYASPLLSGLSVPPAHSPPGNWDQPVYTTLTRP; this is encoded by the exons ATGCTGGACATGAGCGACGCCCGCGCCCAGCCGCCCTGCAGCCCGTCCGGCACCGCCAGCTCCATGTCGCACGTGGAGGACTCGGACTCGGACGCGCCGCCGTCGCCCGCCGGCTCCGAGGGCCTGGGCCGCGCGGCGGGCGCGGGGGGCGGCGTCCGGGGCGACGCGGCCGAGGCGGCGGACGAGCGCTTCCCGGCCTGCATCCGCGACGCCGTGTCGCAGGTGCTCAAGGGCTACGACTGGAGCCTGGTGCCCATGCCGGTgcgcgggggcggcggcggcgcgctcAAGGCCAAGCCTCACGTGAAGCGGCCCATGAACGCCTTCATGGTGTGGGCGCAGGCGGCGCGCCGCAAGCTGGCGGATCAGTACCCGCACCTGCACAACGCCGAGCTCAGCAAGACGCTGGGCAAGCTGTGGCG CTTGCTAAGCGAGAGTGAGAAGCGGCCCTTCGTGGAGGAGGCAGAGCGGCTGCGGGTCCAGCACAAGAAGGACCACCCGGATTACAAGTACCAGCCGCGCCGCAGGAAGAGCGTGAAGACGGGCCAAGGCGACGCCGACTCCGGACCCGAGCTGGGCCCCCACCCTGGCAGCGCCGTGTACAAGGCTGATGCAGGCCTGGGTGACCCTCACCACCACAGCGACCACACAG GGCAGACCCACGGGCCACCCACGCCACCCACCACCCCCAAGACGGACCTGCACCACGGGGGCAAGCCCGAGCTGAAGCTGGAAGGCCGCCGCCTGGCGGACAGCGGGCGTCAGAACATCGACTTCAGCAACGTGGACATCTCGGAGCTGAGCAGCGAGGTCATCGGCAACATGGACACCTTCGACGTGCACGAGTTTGACCAGTACCTGCCCCTCAACGGCCACTCGGCCCTTCCCGCGGAGCCAGGCCAGCCCGCCGCCGGCTCCTACGGGGCGGCCTCCTACTCACACTCGGGGGCGGCGGGCATCGGGGCGTCCCCCGTGTGGGCCCACAAGGGAGCCCCTTCGGCCTCCGCGTCGCCCACCGAGGCGGGCCCCCCGCGGCCGCACATCAAGACGGAGCAGCTGAGCCCCGGCCACTACGGAGACCAGGCGCACGGCTCCCCGGGCCGCGCCGACTACGGCTCCTACAGCGGCCAGGCCAGCGTCACCAcggccgcccccgccgcggccGCCAGCTCCTTTGGCAGCTCGCAGGGCGACTACACCGACCTGCAGGCCCCCAGCTACTACAGCCCGTACCCCGGCTGCCCGTCCAGCCTCTACCAGTGCCCCTACTTCCACCCTGCCCGGCGGCCCTACGCCTCACCCCTGCTCAGCGGCCTCTCCGTGCCGCCTGCCCACAGCCCGCCCGGCAACTGGGACCAGCCCGTGTACACAACCCTGACCAGACCCTGA